From the Xenorhabdus ishibashii genome, one window contains:
- the pflA gene encoding pyruvate formate lyase 1-activating protein, translating into MSVLGRIHSFESCGTVDGPGIRFIAFFQGCLMRCLYCHNRDTWDTHGGKTVTVEELIKEATTYRHFMNASGGGVTASGGEAILQAEFVRDWFRACHEEGIHTCLDTNGFVRRYDAVIDELLDVTDLVMLDLKQLNDEIHQRLIGVSNHRTLEFARYLAKRNQKTWIRYVVVPGWSDDDQSVHLLGEFTKNMKNIEKIELLPYHELGKHKWIAMGEEYKLEGVKPPSKETMEKVREILSTYGHRVIY; encoded by the coding sequence ATGTCCGTACTTGGCCGTATCCACTCTTTTGAATCTTGCGGAACCGTAGATGGTCCTGGTATCCGCTTTATCGCGTTTTTCCAAGGTTGCCTTATGCGCTGCCTCTATTGCCATAACCGCGATACCTGGGATACCCATGGCGGAAAAACGGTAACAGTCGAAGAGTTAATAAAAGAAGCAACAACCTATCGCCATTTTATGAATGCTTCCGGTGGTGGAGTCACGGCTTCCGGTGGTGAAGCAATTCTTCAGGCCGAATTTGTTCGTGACTGGTTTAGGGCTTGCCATGAAGAAGGCATTCATACCTGTCTGGATACGAATGGCTTTGTTCGCCGTTATGATGCGGTGATCGATGAACTACTGGATGTTACCGATTTGGTTATGCTGGATTTAAAACAGCTTAATGATGAGATTCACCAAAGATTAATTGGCGTATCCAATCATCGGACTCTCGAATTTGCACGTTATCTGGCAAAACGCAATCAAAAAACCTGGATCCGTTATGTTGTTGTTCCCGGTTGGTCGGATGATGATCAATCAGTTCATTTACTTGGTGAATTCACCAAGAACATGAAAAATATTGAAAAAATAGAGCTATTACCTTATCACGAGCTGGGTAAGCATAAATGGATTGCCATGGGGGAGGAATATAAACTGGAAGGTGTTAAACCCCCATCAAAAGAGACAATGGAGAAAGTAAGAGAAATTTTAAGTACCTATGGACATCGTGTGATCTATTAG
- a CDS encoding BPSS1780 family membrane protein translates to MDTQDMNINSGENSVSLSKEKETFIPNGRAVGAGAATEWIGNAWETFKAKPLKWILLYLIYFVIIAISQFIPIISIATILFSSVFIAGFIAASEKQRTTGDFEIELLFHGFKNKLGSLVAVGALVFGIYMLGVIAAVILGGTSLIQILLAGQDSDPMLFMGSFSTLMLAILVIFFFSIVSLAFSWFAPALIIINDLKFGEAISMSLSAVRKNLFGGFLFFLLIGILVFISAIPLGLGLIVTLPMYMATYYTTYRSIFYATETQETKSHLIN, encoded by the coding sequence ATGGATACTCAAGATATGAATATCAATTCAGGAGAGAACAGCGTCTCCCTGAGCAAGGAAAAAGAGACTTTCATTCCAAATGGGCGGGCTGTAGGTGCTGGAGCTGCAACAGAGTGGATTGGTAATGCATGGGAAACGTTTAAAGCAAAACCACTGAAATGGATACTGTTATATTTAATCTATTTCGTTATCATTGCAATTTCACAATTCATCCCTATCATCAGTATTGCCACGATTCTGTTTAGTTCAGTATTTATTGCTGGATTTATTGCTGCCAGTGAAAAGCAGCGAACAACCGGTGATTTTGAAATAGAATTACTTTTCCATGGGTTTAAAAATAAACTTGGCTCATTAGTTGCCGTTGGTGCACTTGTCTTCGGCATATATATGCTTGGTGTCATTGCTGCTGTCATACTTGGTGGAACAAGCCTAATTCAAATATTATTGGCAGGACAAGATTCAGACCCTATGCTATTTATGGGTAGTTTTTCTACTTTAATGCTGGCAATATTGGTTATATTCTTCTTTAGCATCGTTTCTCTTGCATTTAGTTGGTTTGCTCCTGCCCTGATTATCATTAATGATTTAAAATTTGGTGAAGCAATATCAATGAGCTTAAGTGCAGTAAGAAAAAATCTATTCGGTGGTTTCTTGTTCTTCTTATTGATAGGTATTTTGGTGTTTATTTCCGCAATTCCACTTGGTTTAGGTTTGATTGTTACTTTACCTATGTATATGGCAACCTATTATACAACTTATCGCAGCATTTTTTATGCTACAGAAACCCAAGAAACAAAATCTCATTTAATCAATTAA
- the serS gene encoding serine--tRNA ligase, which yields MLDPNILRNELDAVAEKLARRGYTLDVEMLRKLEERRKVLQVETETLQAERNSRSKAIGAAKARGEDIEPLRQEVNQLGEKLDSAKAELETLQAEIRNIALSMPNIPDDFSPDGKDDSDNLEISRWGEPRQYDFEIKDHVSLGELTGGLDFAAAVKLTGSRFVVMKGQIARLHRAITQFMLDLHTEQHGYLETYVPYLVNHDSLYGTGQLPKFGEDLFHTRPLEEESGSHYALIPTAEVPVTNLVRDEILDESVLPLKMTAHTPCFRSEAGSYGRDTRGLIRMHQFDKVELVQVVHPAKSMEALEELTGHAEKVLQLLNLPYRKMLLCTGDMGASARKTYDLEVWLPAQNTYREISSCSNMWDFQARRMQARFRGKDDKKTQLVHTLNGSGLAVGRTLVAVMENYQQADGRIEIPEILRPYMNGLEYIG from the coding sequence ATGCTCGATCCAAATATACTGCGTAATGAGCTAGACGCAGTCGCCGAAAAACTGGCTCGCAGGGGTTATACCCTTGATGTGGAGATGCTGCGCAAATTAGAAGAGCGCCGCAAAGTTTTACAAGTTGAAACTGAAACCCTGCAAGCAGAACGTAATTCCCGATCGAAGGCTATTGGTGCAGCGAAAGCCCGTGGTGAAGATATTGAACCACTGCGTCAGGAAGTGAATCAGTTGGGAGAAAAACTGGATTCAGCAAAAGCTGAACTGGAAACTTTGCAGGCAGAGATCCGTAATATTGCATTAAGCATGCCGAATATCCCTGATGATTTTTCTCCGGACGGAAAAGATGACAGTGATAACCTGGAAATTAGTCGTTGGGGTGAACCACGCCAATATGACTTTGAAATCAAAGATCATGTATCACTGGGTGAACTGACTGGCGGCCTTGATTTTGCGGCTGCGGTTAAACTGACTGGTTCGCGTTTCGTTGTAATGAAAGGGCAGATTGCTCGTCTGCACCGTGCCATCACCCAGTTCATGTTGGATTTGCATACAGAGCAGCATGGTTATCTGGAAACTTATGTCCCTTATCTGGTGAACCATGATTCTTTGTATGGTACAGGTCAGCTACCTAAGTTTGGTGAAGATTTGTTCCATACCAGACCATTGGAAGAAGAATCTGGCAGTCATTATGCCCTGATCCCAACTGCGGAAGTCCCGGTCACTAACTTAGTTCGTGATGAAATTTTGGATGAAAGCGTGTTGCCATTGAAAATGACGGCGCATACTCCTTGCTTCCGTTCTGAAGCGGGTTCTTATGGTCGTGATACCCGTGGCCTTATCCGTATGCACCAATTTGATAAAGTTGAATTGGTTCAGGTTGTTCATCCAGCAAAATCCATGGAAGCATTGGAGGAGCTGACTGGGCACGCTGAGAAGGTATTGCAGTTACTGAATCTTCCTTACCGTAAGATGTTGCTGTGCACAGGTGACATGGGAGCGAGCGCAAGAAAAACTTACGATCTGGAAGTTTGGTTACCAGCACAAAATACTTATCGTGAAATTTCCTCTTGTTCCAACATGTGGGATTTTCAGGCTCGTCGAATGCAAGCGCGTTTCCGTGGTAAAGATGACAAGAAAACTCAGTTGGTACATACACTGAATGGTTCTGGTCTTGCGGTAGGTCGTACTTTGGTTGCCGTGATGGAAAATTATCAGCAAGCAGATGGCCGTATTGAAATCCCAGAAATATTGCGTCCTTATATGAATGGATTGGAATATATTGGTTAA
- a CDS encoding replication-associated recombination protein A — MNNLSLDFSQNEFQPLAARMRPVTLDQYIGQQHLLAEGKPLPRAIRAGHLHSMILWGPPGTGKTTLAEIIGYYAQADIECISAVTSGIKEIRESIEKARQNRNAGRRTILFVDEVHRFNKSQQDAFLPHIEDGTITFIGATTENPSFELNSALLSRARVYLLKSLSTAEIEQVLIHAMNDTERGIGGQNIVLPDNTRQMIAELVAGDARRSLNLLEMMSDMAETNVQGQRVLTPELLKEVSGERSARFDNKGDRYYDLISALHKSIRGSAPDAALYWYARIITAGGDPLYVARRLLAIASEDVGNADPRGMQIAIAAWDCFTRVGAAEGERAIAQAIVYLACAPKSNAVYTAFKAAMADAQNKPDYDVPAHLRNAPTKLMKDIGFGEEYRYAHDEVNAYAAGEVYFPPEMQQTRYYYPTARGLEGKIGEKLNWLMEQDQNSPIKRYR; from the coding sequence GTGAACAATCTTTCTCTCGATTTTTCACAAAATGAATTTCAGCCACTGGCCGCAAGAATGCGGCCAGTCACATTAGATCAGTATATTGGACAACAACACTTACTGGCGGAAGGAAAACCTTTGCCGCGAGCAATCCGGGCAGGTCATCTTCATTCCATGATTTTATGGGGACCGCCAGGAACAGGAAAAACAACACTAGCTGAAATTATTGGTTATTACGCTCAAGCTGATATTGAATGCATTTCGGCAGTCACTTCTGGCATAAAAGAAATTCGTGAATCCATAGAAAAAGCACGGCAAAATCGTAATGCAGGGCGTAGAACTATCTTATTTGTTGATGAGGTTCATCGATTTAATAAGAGCCAGCAGGATGCGTTCTTGCCACATATTGAAGATGGTACGATCACATTTATTGGGGCAACCACCGAAAATCCCTCCTTCGAATTAAATTCAGCCTTGTTGTCACGGGCTCGTGTCTATTTATTGAAGTCACTTTCGACGGCAGAAATTGAACAGGTTCTTATTCATGCCATGAATGATACAGAACGTGGCATTGGCGGACAAAATATCGTCTTACCGGACAATACTCGCCAGATGATAGCAGAGCTTGTGGCGGGAGATGCACGTCGCTCACTGAATTTGCTGGAAATGATGTCGGACATGGCAGAAACCAATGTACAAGGGCAACGGGTTTTAACGCCGGAATTACTGAAAGAAGTGAGTGGGGAAAGGAGTGCCAGGTTTGATAATAAAGGTGATCGATATTACGATTTAATTTCTGCACTGCATAAATCAATCCGCGGTTCAGCACCTGATGCAGCACTTTACTGGTACGCCCGAATTATTACCGCAGGCGGTGATCCTCTTTATGTTGCCCGTCGGTTACTGGCAATTGCTTCTGAAGATGTGGGTAATGCTGATCCACGCGGAATGCAGATAGCTATTGCTGCATGGGATTGTTTTACGCGTGTCGGAGCGGCTGAAGGAGAAAGGGCGATCGCACAGGCCATTGTCTATCTTGCATGTGCACCGAAAAGTAATGCTGTTTATACCGCATTTAAGGCAGCTATGGCGGATGCACAAAACAAACCGGATTATGATGTTCCTGCCCATTTGCGTAATGCCCCGACTAAGCTAATGAAGGACATCGGGTTTGGTGAGGAATACCGCTACGCTCATGATGAAGTAAACGCGTACGCCGCCGGCGAAGTTTACTTCCCACCAGAAATGCAACAAACACGTTATTATTATCCAACTGCCAGAGGGCTGGAAGGTAAGATTGGTGAGAAGTTAAACTGGCTAATGGAACAGGATCAAAATAGCCCAATAAAACGCTATCGTTAA
- the lolA gene encoding outer membrane lipoprotein chaperone LolA: protein MKKLMLIGCLMMGVSIGSAWANAMQDLQGRLGKVNSFHASFTQTVTSNDGSTVQQGEGELWIKRPNLFNWHMTSPDESVLVSDGKTLWFYNPFVEQVTANWLKEATGNTPFMLIARNDPADWKQYKVMQNGNNFELIPYNTNGNLKHFSITVTSEGTIQKFTAVEQDGQKSAYQLKGQQNVNVDAAKFKFTVPEGVTLDDQRQ, encoded by the coding sequence ATGAAAAAACTGATGTTGATTGGTTGTCTGATGATGGGGGTGAGCATAGGCTCTGCCTGGGCTAATGCAATGCAGGATCTGCAAGGGCGTTTGGGAAAGGTGAATAGTTTTCATGCTAGTTTTACTCAAACAGTAACTAGTAATGATGGTTCAACAGTTCAACAAGGAGAAGGGGAGCTTTGGATCAAACGCCCTAATTTGTTTAACTGGCATATGACGTCACCTGATGAGAGTGTTTTAGTTTCTGATGGCAAGACGCTGTGGTTTTATAATCCTTTTGTTGAGCAGGTGACTGCAAATTGGTTAAAAGAAGCGACAGGAAATACGCCATTTATGCTGATTGCACGCAATGATCCTGCCGACTGGAAACAGTATAAGGTTATGCAAAACGGTAATAATTTTGAGCTTATTCCCTATAATACCAATGGCAACTTAAAACATTTTTCAATTACTGTGACATCAGAGGGAACAATCCAAAAATTTACTGCCGTTGAACAGGATGGGCAAAAAAGTGCTTACCAATTGAAAGGGCAGCAAAATGTAAACGTGGATGCGGCGAAATTCAAATTTACCGTACCGGAAGGTGTCACGCTGGATGATCAGCGCCAGTGA
- a CDS encoding DNA translocase FtsK 4TM domain-containing protein, translated as MQNRKNLGTLLFMHTVPTLSYPQRCSISSTEKPGEPFLNQEYTEDKRVKLKKISSGRRLLEAVLLVIAICAVYLIVALISFNPSDPSWSQTSWHEPVHNWGGSVGAWLSDILFSAFGILAYAVPPFMLLGCWNAFRQKNRQEYIDFFTLSLRIIGALALILTSCGLAALNVDDLNDFAAGGVIGNLFSNAILPWFNILGATLALLGIWAVGFTLFTGWSWLTIAEKIGAAILDSLSFMINRGRNHAECDENDLEDALVSERIASEQAHADKHEMVKSAVATETADADDVLLTAPTLAELANTAPVSQPASASPAMEENGSSETAEHSLKPEDTPQPAILTAATVPVFDQPQEQEPVRYSFELPDDYQSDTHPQSDDFSQAISNLSTNSSAGTNTHSQDDVTDTFTLPENGNVNVKNAAADIASSAVMVRNPQVKQGIGPEMPRPNPVRIPTRRELYGIKVPSHRLAEHMQRKEKERQNELIAEANEQRMDVQQQDMLRQQFLEQQRERYGTDFEEGNRESESREDSRLIDKQPTVADEWTKNSADGQIVDERPVDEQPVDEQKVQEEALRIAFEKQQRERYQLHQPEPTEFLMPTEPPAQQIQDKNTAIVLDSHESRDQHTFAQQPQQDSLFHPFLMRNDQPLPKPTTPMPSLDLLAEPPAEEEPVDMFALEQTSRLIEARLNDYRVKADVVGFSPGPVITRFDLDLAPGVKASRISNLSRDLARSLSAVAVRIVEVIPGKPYVGLELPNKKRQTVYLREVLDCDKFRDNPSPLTIVLGKDIAGQPVVADLGKMPHLLVAGTTGSGKSVGVNAMILSILYKAKPEDVRFIMIDPKMLELSVYEGIPHLLTEVVTDMKDAANALRWCVNEMERRYKLMSALGVRNLAGYNDKIKQAENMGRPIPDPFWKPGDSMDITHPMLKKEPYIVVMVDEFADLMMTAGKKVEELIARLAQKARAAGIHLVLATQRPSVDIITGLIKANIPTRIAFTVSSKIDSRTILDQGGAESLLGMGDMLYLAPNSSIPVRVHGAFVRDQEVHEVVNDWKARGRPQYIDSIVKGGEDGEGSMGLDSDEELDPLFDQAVEFVVEKRRVSISGVQRQFRIGYNRAARIVEQMEAQQIVSAPGHNGNREVLAPPPHEH; from the coding sequence ATGCAAAACAGGAAAAACTTAGGTACACTCCTGTTTATGCATACAGTTCCAACGCTGAGCTACCCTCAGCGTTGTTCCATTTCATCAACAGAAAAACCTGGAGAGCCTTTCTTGAACCAGGAATATACAGAAGACAAACGTGTTAAGTTAAAGAAGATAAGCAGTGGCCGCCGGCTTCTGGAAGCCGTTCTATTGGTTATTGCTATCTGTGCTGTGTATTTGATAGTAGCGCTTATCAGCTTCAATCCATCTGATCCCAGTTGGTCACAAACGTCATGGCATGAACCTGTCCACAATTGGGGCGGCAGTGTTGGTGCCTGGTTATCTGACATTTTATTCTCGGCATTTGGTATTCTTGCCTATGCAGTCCCGCCATTTATGTTGTTAGGTTGTTGGAATGCTTTCCGTCAGAAAAATAGGCAAGAGTACATTGATTTCTTCACACTTTCATTACGCATTATTGGTGCGTTAGCCCTGATACTGACATCATGCGGTTTGGCTGCACTCAATGTTGATGATTTAAATGATTTTGCTGCTGGCGGAGTCATTGGCAATTTATTCAGTAATGCGATCCTGCCTTGGTTCAATATCCTGGGGGCAACATTGGCTCTGCTTGGCATTTGGGCCGTTGGATTCACATTGTTTACGGGATGGTCATGGCTCACGATTGCAGAAAAAATTGGCGCAGCTATTCTGGATTCATTGAGTTTTATGATCAATCGTGGCCGTAATCATGCTGAATGTGACGAAAATGATTTAGAGGATGCGTTAGTTTCCGAACGTATAGCCAGTGAACAAGCACATGCAGATAAACATGAAATGGTTAAATCTGCGGTTGCAACTGAAACAGCAGATGCAGATGATGTATTACTGACAGCCCCAACATTAGCCGAATTAGCGAATACAGCTCCGGTGTCACAACCTGCATCAGCCTCTCCGGCTATGGAAGAAAACGGCTCATCCGAGACAGCCGAACATTCACTTAAACCTGAAGATACACCGCAGCCAGCTATATTGACAGCGGCGACTGTTCCAGTATTTGATCAACCTCAGGAACAGGAACCTGTTCGCTATTCTTTTGAATTACCCGATGATTACCAATCAGATACACATCCACAATCAGACGATTTTTCTCAGGCTATTTCAAATCTATCCACAAACAGTTCTGCTGGCACGAATACGCATTCACAAGATGATGTAACCGATACATTTACGCTTCCTGAAAATGGTAATGTCAATGTGAAAAATGCGGCCGCGGATATTGCTAGCTCTGCTGTTATGGTGAGAAATCCGCAGGTTAAACAAGGTATTGGTCCTGAAATGCCGCGCCCTAATCCTGTTAGGATCCCAACACGTCGCGAATTGTATGGTATCAAAGTGCCTTCTCACCGTTTGGCAGAACATATGCAACGGAAAGAAAAAGAGAGGCAGAATGAGTTGATTGCAGAAGCTAATGAACAGCGAATGGATGTTCAACAGCAAGACATGTTGCGTCAGCAATTCCTCGAGCAGCAACGTGAGCGCTATGGCACTGATTTTGAAGAAGGAAACAGAGAGTCAGAGTCTCGTGAAGACAGTAGGCTGATAGATAAGCAACCAACGGTAGCTGATGAGTGGACGAAAAATAGCGCAGATGGACAGATTGTAGACGAACGGCCAGTAGATGAACAGCCAGTAGATGAACAAAAAGTACAGGAAGAAGCGTTGCGGATAGCGTTTGAAAAACAACAACGTGAACGTTACCAACTACATCAACCTGAGCCGACTGAATTTCTTATGCCAACAGAGCCACCGGCTCAACAAATTCAGGACAAAAATACAGCAATAGTTCTTGATTCTCACGAATCGAGAGATCAACATACTTTTGCACAGCAACCGCAGCAAGATAGCCTGTTCCATCCATTTTTGATGCGTAATGATCAGCCATTGCCAAAACCAACGACGCCGATGCCTTCTCTGGATCTTTTAGCGGAACCACCAGCAGAAGAAGAACCGGTTGATATGTTTGCGCTTGAGCAAACCTCTCGTTTAATTGAGGCGCGTTTGAACGATTATCGTGTTAAAGCAGATGTTGTTGGATTCTCTCCAGGGCCTGTAATTACACGATTTGACTTGGATTTAGCGCCTGGGGTGAAAGCTTCACGTATTTCTAACTTATCACGTGACCTTGCTCGTTCGCTTTCAGCGGTAGCCGTCCGTATCGTTGAAGTTATTCCGGGAAAACCTTATGTTGGTTTAGAATTACCTAATAAAAAACGCCAAACGGTTTATCTGCGGGAAGTTCTGGATTGTGATAAATTCCGTGATAACCCTTCACCATTAACTATCGTTTTAGGAAAGGACATTGCAGGACAGCCGGTTGTGGCTGATTTGGGTAAGATGCCTCATTTACTGGTAGCAGGAACTACTGGTTCGGGTAAATCGGTAGGGGTCAATGCGATGATCCTCAGTATTCTGTATAAAGCGAAACCAGAGGATGTGCGCTTTATTATGATTGACCCGAAAATGCTTGAATTATCGGTTTATGAAGGCATTCCGCACTTATTGACTGAAGTTGTCACCGATATGAAAGATGCCGCCAATGCATTGCGTTGGTGTGTAAATGAAATGGAGCGACGCTATAAGCTGATGTCAGCTTTAGGTGTGCGCAACCTTGCGGGCTATAACGACAAGATCAAGCAAGCCGAAAATATGGGGCGGCCAATCCCTGATCCGTTCTGGAAACCAGGTGACAGCATGGATATAACACATCCTATGCTGAAAAAAGAGCCTTATATTGTTGTCATGGTTGATGAGTTTGCCGACTTAATGATGACAGCAGGGAAAAAGGTGGAAGAATTAATTGCTCGCTTGGCTCAGAAAGCACGAGCAGCAGGTATCCACTTAGTGTTGGCAACCCAGCGTCCTTCTGTTGATATTATCACCGGACTGATTAAGGCAAATATTCCGACACGTATTGCATTTACAGTATCCAGTAAAATAGATTCCCGTACCATCCTTGATCAAGGTGGTGCAGAATCACTGCTTGGCATGGGAGACATGCTTTATTTGGCGCCAAACTCCTCTATTCCTGTACGTGTTCATGGCGCATTTGTGCGCGATCAAGAAGTGCATGAAGTTGTGAATGACTGGAAAGCCCGCGGCCGCCCTCAATATATAGACAGTATTGTTAAAGGGGGAGAAGATGGTGAAGGCAGTATGGGACTTGATAGCGATGAAGAGCTAGATCCCCTGTTTGATCAAGCGGTTGAATTTGTAGTCGAAAAACGCCGTGTCTCTATTTCGGGTGTGCAACGTCAATTCAGAATTGGATATAACCGAGCGGCTCGGATTGTTGAACAAATGGAAGCACAACAGATAGTTAGCGCGCCTGGGCATAATGGCAATCGTGAAGTTTTAGCACCTCCGCCACATGAACATTGA
- the lrp gene encoding leucine-responsive transcriptional regulator Lrp — translation MIDNKKRPGKDLDRIDRNILNELQKDGRISNVELSKRVGLSPTPCLERVRRLERQGFISGYTALLNPHYLDASLLVFVEITLNRGAADVFEQFNTAVQKLEEIQECHLVSGDFDYLLKTRVPDMSAYRKLLGETLLRLPGVNDTRTYVVMEEVKQSNRLVIKTR, via the coding sequence ATGATAGATAATAAGAAGCGTCCAGGAAAAGATCTTGATCGTATAGATCGTAATATCCTTAATGAGTTGCAAAAAGATGGCCGTATTTCTAACGTGGAGTTATCCAAAAGAGTTGGTTTGTCACCAACACCTTGTCTGGAACGTGTGCGCCGCTTAGAGCGTCAGGGCTTTATCTCTGGCTATACGGCTTTGCTGAATCCTCATTATTTGGATGCATCCTTGCTGGTATTTGTTGAAATTACGCTGAACCGCGGTGCAGCAGATGTATTTGAACAATTTAATACTGCTGTCCAGAAACTAGAAGAAATCCAAGAGTGTCATTTAGTTTCTGGTGATTTTGACTACTTGCTAAAAACACGTGTACCAGATATGTCTGCATATCGTAAGTTGCTTGGCGAAACTTTGTTGCGTCTTCCCGGTGTTAACGATACCCGTACTTATGTTGTGATGGAAGAAGTGAAACAGAGTAATCGCTTGGTGATTAAGACTCGTTAA
- the trxB gene encoding thioredoxin-disulfide reductase has protein sequence MSTAKHSKLIILGSGPAGYTAAVYAARANLNPVLITGVEKGGQLTTTTEVENWPGDPEGLTGPGLMERMFQHAEKFQTEIISDHIQKVDFSNKPFRLFGDDQEYTCDALIIATGASARYLGLPSEEAFKGRGVSACATCDGFFYRKQKVAVVGGGNTAVEEALYLANIASEVHLIHRRDSFRSEKILIDRMMEKVKNGNIILHTDRTLDEVLGDDMGVTGIRIRDTKSDNTEELGVTGVFIAIGHSPNTGIFDGQLALENGYIKVQSGLQGNATQTSIPGIFAAGDVMDHVYRQAITSAGTGCMAALDAERFLDGLATK, from the coding sequence ATGAGCACAGCCAAACACAGTAAACTTATCATTCTTGGCTCAGGTCCTGCTGGTTATACTGCTGCTGTGTATGCAGCCCGCGCTAATCTAAATCCTGTCCTTATTACTGGAGTTGAAAAAGGCGGCCAATTGACCACCACGACTGAGGTTGAAAACTGGCCAGGTGATCCTGAGGGGCTGACTGGCCCAGGTTTGATGGAGCGCATGTTCCAGCACGCCGAAAAATTTCAAACAGAAATCATTTCTGATCATATTCAGAAAGTTGATTTCTCAAACAAACCATTCCGTTTATTTGGTGATGATCAGGAATATACCTGTGATGCTTTAATCATCGCGACAGGTGCTTCAGCCCGTTATCTCGGATTGCCTTCCGAGGAGGCTTTCAAAGGTCGTGGTGTATCTGCCTGTGCAACATGTGATGGGTTTTTCTATCGTAAACAAAAAGTTGCTGTAGTCGGTGGAGGTAATACTGCCGTTGAAGAAGCATTGTATTTGGCGAACATTGCTTCTGAAGTACATTTGATTCACCGTCGTGATTCTTTCCGTTCAGAGAAAATCCTGATTGACCGCATGATGGAAAAAGTGAAGAACGGTAATATCATTTTGCATACTGATCGTACGTTGGATGAAGTTCTGGGTGATGATATGGGTGTTACCGGCATTCGCATTCGTGATACGAAAAGTGACAACACCGAAGAACTAGGTGTTACCGGCGTTTTCATCGCCATCGGTCATAGTCCAAATACTGGCATCTTTGATGGACAACTAGCGCTGGAAAACGGATATATCAAGGTCCAGTCTGGCTTACAGGGTAATGCTACCCAGACGTCTATTCCTGGTATCTTTGCCGCCGGAGATGTTATGGATCATGTATATCGCCAAGCTATCACCTCAGCAGGTACCGGCTGTATGGCTGCACTGGATGCTGAACGTTTCCTTGACGGATTAGCAACCAAATAA